One region of Leptospira bandrabouensis genomic DNA includes:
- a CDS encoding FecR family protein — MIRFAVSVLFLLFAATLSAEEVGIVSFIQGKNYLSGPRFKKAKEPVKLGSILKKGDTITTEDGTCEIQLATQATIRLSKFTSMQIEDLLNPKSKATTLKLVGGKLFVKAYKPASGVPSQNQLKVVNPSFVAGVRGTEFLAAAPDTGGTDDELSNVETGVYVNEGTVAVSPDKKGKETLVKENEEVLVSGKELKKQILDEFVKEKMRIFQEFKAIKEENYQRIKDQYEKNDQLMNEYKGKTEE; from the coding sequence ATGATTCGATTCGCTGTGTCCGTTTTGTTCCTTTTATTTGCTGCCACCCTCTCCGCCGAAGAAGTGGGGATCGTTAGTTTCATCCAGGGAAAGAATTACCTTTCAGGACCACGTTTCAAAAAAGCCAAAGAACCGGTGAAGTTAGGAAGTATCCTAAAAAAAGGCGATACCATCACCACAGAAGACGGAACCTGCGAAATCCAGTTAGCCACACAAGCCACCATCCGTCTTTCCAAGTTTACTTCTATGCAAATTGAAGACCTTCTCAATCCAAAATCCAAAGCAACGACTTTGAAACTAGTCGGTGGTAAGTTATTTGTAAAAGCTTACAAACCCGCATCAGGTGTCCCAAGCCAAAACCAACTAAAAGTGGTAAATCCTAGTTTTGTGGCAGGTGTCAGAGGAACTGAGTTTTTAGCGGCTGCCCCAGATACGGGAGGAACTGATGACGAACTGAGCAATGTGGAAACGGGAGTTTATGTGAATGAAGGAACTGTTGCCGTAAGCCCAGACAAAAAAGGAAAAGAAACTCTTGTGAAAGAAAACGAAGAGGTCCTTGTCTCCGGCAAAGAACTGAAGAAACAAATTTTAGATGAATTTGTAAAAGAGAAAATGCGAATTTTCCAAGAATTCAAAGCCATCAAAGAAGAAAACTACCAACGAATCAAAGATCAGTATGAAAAAAACGACCAATTGATGAATGAATATAAAGGAAAAACAGAAGAATGA
- a CDS encoding efflux RND transporter periplasmic adaptor subunit, whose amino-acid sequence MNFSRMAGLKQWIRKLLVVGVLYVISAVFYTLFSTWNIRSRFPLLAKILYFPNYWEVLNEVSATEQPKQNLVFEKPRLIEENKIIEFPAVVEPTKEIQLHNKQIGRIRKIYVEEGTVVKEGQILLEIDDELLRLEGERLRLSAQVSESNANIALEKWKLAEKQVDVKLREIDKKTEWISLAEKEWNISKDLKEKKIILWKQGFISLSEIEKLKQEEQSKETQYKNLIRDRENLISGMNLELESENLDFEERLKTWRKKNTSLEKSEYELTQSHLKIIKNQIKSNEQLLSETKLRAPKSGKILKIQIKEGELTTQSPVMLLVEKGELSAGFQIGESDLSFFTPGKEILFIPSLDKMPAIKGKLDHVGGFLDPRSHSIGIKVKLDSKQNNILPGMFGLVQVKLPETVGKIIIPKSSLHGNEINGHYVNIKGKDGEISKRYIQFKPFLLNELEILSGLTLEDEVETSLPL is encoded by the coding sequence ATGAATTTTAGCAGAATGGCTGGACTAAAACAATGGATTCGCAAACTCCTTGTAGTCGGGGTTTTGTATGTAATTTCCGCAGTTTTTTATACTCTTTTCTCTACATGGAATATCAGGAGTCGCTTTCCTCTACTTGCAAAAATTTTATATTTTCCTAATTATTGGGAGGTGTTGAATGAAGTTTCTGCAACGGAACAACCAAAACAAAATTTGGTGTTTGAAAAACCTCGTTTAATCGAAGAAAATAAGATCATTGAATTTCCAGCAGTAGTGGAACCTACAAAAGAAATTCAGTTGCACAATAAACAAATTGGTCGTATTCGGAAAATTTACGTTGAGGAAGGAACTGTTGTTAAAGAAGGACAAATATTATTGGAAATCGATGATGAATTGTTGCGATTGGAAGGGGAAAGGCTTCGTCTTTCTGCGCAAGTATCTGAATCAAATGCTAATATTGCCTTAGAAAAGTGGAAACTTGCAGAGAAACAGGTTGATGTAAAACTTCGAGAAATAGATAAAAAAACGGAATGGATATCGTTAGCAGAAAAGGAATGGAATATAAGTAAAGATCTGAAAGAAAAAAAGATAATACTTTGGAAACAAGGTTTTATTTCTTTATCTGAGATTGAAAAACTAAAACAGGAGGAACAGTCTAAAGAAACCCAATATAAAAACCTAATTCGGGATCGGGAAAACCTGATATCGGGAATGAATTTAGAATTAGAATCCGAGAATTTAGATTTTGAAGAAAGGTTAAAAACTTGGAGAAAAAAGAATACTTCTCTCGAAAAATCTGAATATGAATTAACGCAGTCACATCTTAAAATTATCAAAAACCAAATTAAATCGAACGAACAATTATTATCTGAAACAAAACTAAGAGCTCCTAAATCAGGAAAAATTTTAAAAATACAAATCAAGGAAGGGGAATTAACTACTCAATCTCCTGTGATGCTTTTAGTAGAAAAAGGAGAGTTATCAGCGGGATTCCAAATAGGTGAATCAGACCTTTCCTTTTTTACACCTGGGAAAGAAATCCTTTTTATTCCTTCTTTAGATAAAATGCCAGCAATCAAAGGTAAGTTGGACCACGTCGGTGGATTTTTGGATCCAAGGTCACATAGTATTGGAATTAAAGTTAAGTTAGATTCAAAACAAAATAATATTTTACCTGGAATGTTTGGTTTGGTGCAAGTGAAACTTCCCGAAACTGTCGGAAAAATAATAATTCCAAAATCATCACTTCATGGAAATGAAATTAATGGTCATTATGTAAACATAAAAGGAAAAGATGGGGAGATAAGCAAACGATACATTCAATTTAAACCGTTTTTATTGAACGAACTAGAAATTCTATCTGGACTTACCTTGGAAGACGAAGTTGAAACTAGTTTGCCTTTATGA
- a CDS encoding channel protein TolC — MYAKGKLLWEDCVWIGMERNGNLGLEQIRSEIFPILTKDKWKQYLPKLGVHYFGIFSKNQEQIDQEYRDVRLQIQQLLYDGGETEREKQKIEIRRLIHSEEKKLLREKVFKSISFSYFNSVKRILVDTIYQLRWERFQWEEKKRIQESELGLSPKGDLNQRKVWEVEFQSKQIHSDSAKKLAHLELQQAMSLDPGVNIILEMGLTERIRLYDPFLVTNSADKNHPIRKKARLQMELAELDQESLENDWKPKLILGGYVGKNGNAGFPLQNEIYGLSFGVQANLGGTSFQTNTQNGIQSEGNGIQRIPGYGPQPVGPGENSFQSGSIGLFDDIGRNKKIFDSKMSLLQAKSEWKQSEILVLNQIQSTEIKLIEIYRKYNLYLENTKSNFYQHRLRKEERNQGIISEIEYLKSEEEIFVGLETLLDHYFQYITNALELVLLLGEDPFDNRYYKLESKIVPSDLSMILENWKQDFSSENRKINEPKLKKPYPFLMEDPYETR, encoded by the coding sequence ATGTATGCAAAGGGCAAATTATTATGGGAGGATTGTGTTTGGATTGGAATGGAGCGAAATGGTAATTTGGGTTTGGAACAAATTAGGTCTGAGATTTTTCCCATCCTTACCAAAGACAAATGGAAACAATACCTTCCCAAATTAGGAGTTCATTATTTTGGAATCTTTTCTAAAAACCAAGAACAAATAGACCAAGAATATAGAGATGTTCGTCTACAAATCCAACAGCTACTTTATGATGGAGGAGAAACGGAAAGAGAAAAACAAAAAATAGAAATTCGAAGGTTAATTCATTCAGAAGAAAAAAAACTTTTACGCGAAAAGGTTTTTAAGTCGATTTCATTTTCTTATTTTAACTCAGTAAAACGAATCTTAGTTGATACTATTTACCAACTAAGATGGGAACGTTTCCAATGGGAGGAGAAAAAACGAATACAGGAAAGTGAACTAGGTCTTTCTCCGAAAGGAGACTTGAACCAACGCAAAGTTTGGGAAGTAGAATTTCAATCTAAACAAATTCATTCTGATTCTGCTAAGAAACTTGCCCATCTGGAATTACAACAAGCGATGTCTTTAGATCCAGGTGTGAATATTATTTTGGAAATGGGACTTACGGAACGGATTCGGTTATATGATCCATTTTTAGTAACAAACTCTGCCGATAAAAATCATCCCATTCGAAAAAAAGCAAGATTGCAAATGGAACTTGCAGAGCTCGACCAAGAGAGTTTAGAGAATGATTGGAAACCTAAACTGATACTCGGTGGTTATGTTGGTAAAAATGGGAATGCGGGTTTCCCATTGCAGAATGAAATTTATGGATTGAGTTTTGGAGTTCAGGCCAACTTAGGAGGAACTAGTTTTCAAACCAATACACAAAATGGAATCCAGTCGGAAGGAAATGGAATTCAAAGAATTCCGGGATATGGACCGCAACCAGTGGGACCTGGTGAAAATTCATTTCAAAGTGGATCTATAGGACTTTTTGATGATATAGGTCGCAATAAAAAAATCTTTGATTCAAAAATGAGTTTGTTACAAGCAAAATCTGAATGGAAACAATCAGAAATTTTAGTATTAAACCAAATCCAATCGACAGAAATTAAATTAATAGAAATTTATAGAAAGTACAATCTGTACTTAGAAAATACAAAATCCAACTTTTATCAACATCGTTTGAGAAAGGAGGAAAGAAACCAAGGAATCATTTCAGAAATTGAGTATTTGAAATCTGAAGAAGAGATTTTTGTTGGTTTGGAAACCTTATTAGATCATTACTTTCAATATATAACAAACGCACTCGAATTAGTTTTGTTACTTGGAGAAGATCCTTTTGATAATCGGTATTACAAACTAGAATCCAAAATTGTTCCAAGTGATCTTTCCATGATCTTAGAAAATTGGAAACAGGATTTTTCCTCAGAAAATCGAAAAATAAACGAACCAAAATTGAAAAAACCTTACCCATTCTTAATGGAGGATCCGTATGAAACTCGTTAA
- a CDS encoding Ig-like domain-containing protein translates to MKLVKWGILSFVLFVNCHSQFGSAKDLLGLLNWEDTPKILSFFPASDTIDVNPETNISVLFSHPMSIQSCVSAFSMEPQVRGAFETNDLSLKFFPKSELPSGGYIIKVTKQCEAKNGKDLDRVYTIPFRVGEKEIPESPELESFIVFTGTESECLAGGNSTDLKLGDVGSVCSGIPGPPTLLIRFTKPMNQKEVELGLRIEPSLSYRLEWENPSQFKILPDSILLPETRYHILFPKGIHAYDGAELKETIQRNFLVGPDLSDPEVIGFGLESQNCGLGTQEIGSVTGARWDSNFCFWSRGLPILSPNFYQFRGGDDGTGISGSTLACADVNTDNFRIFFNQYMDTTSVIGASRLSKISPPSTNIRLSTWVWANCQTTYPFGCRELTYSYAESEASCNGTLFGNIATGGDFNISASASSPNFYPYYEFRLEPEAKSISGKRMKVGFVIQVEAK, encoded by the coding sequence ATGAAACTCGTTAAATGGGGAATTTTAAGTTTTGTTTTGTTTGTGAATTGTCATTCCCAATTTGGATCCGCAAAAGACCTTTTGGGACTATTAAATTGGGAAGACACACCTAAAATTTTATCATTTTTCCCTGCTTCCGATACAATCGATGTAAATCCAGAAACGAACATTTCTGTATTATTTAGTCATCCTATGTCCATTCAATCTTGTGTTTCGGCTTTTTCTATGGAACCACAAGTGAGAGGTGCATTTGAAACTAACGATTTAAGTTTGAAATTTTTCCCAAAAAGTGAACTACCGTCAGGTGGTTATATAATCAAAGTCACAAAACAGTGTGAAGCTAAAAATGGAAAGGATTTGGACCGAGTTTATACCATTCCTTTTCGTGTTGGAGAAAAGGAAATTCCTGAATCTCCTGAATTAGAATCTTTCATTGTATTCACAGGAACCGAATCGGAATGTTTGGCTGGTGGAAATTCCACAGATCTTAAGTTAGGTGATGTTGGTTCCGTGTGTTCAGGGATTCCTGGGCCACCTACGTTACTCATTCGATTCACAAAACCAATGAACCAAAAAGAAGTAGAATTGGGGCTAAGGATCGAACCTTCTCTTTCTTATCGTTTGGAATGGGAGAACCCATCGCAGTTTAAAATTTTACCTGATTCCATTTTGTTACCTGAGACAAGATACCATATCTTATTCCCGAAAGGAATCCATGCATATGATGGAGCTGAACTTAAGGAAACTATACAACGAAATTTTTTAGTGGGGCCTGACTTAAGTGATCCAGAAGTCATAGGATTTGGTTTAGAATCACAAAACTGTGGATTAGGAACTCAAGAAATAGGTTCGGTGACAGGTGCTCGCTGGGATTCTAATTTTTGTTTTTGGAGCCGTGGTTTACCTATATTAAGTCCTAACTTCTACCAGTTTAGAGGTGGCGATGATGGAACTGGGATTTCAGGCAGCACTCTTGCTTGCGCGGATGTGAATACTGATAATTTTCGTATCTTTTTTAATCAATATATGGATACAACCTCAGTGATTGGTGCAAGTAGGTTATCAAAAATTTCACCACCTTCGACAAATATTCGTTTGTCGACATGGGTTTGGGCAAATTGTCAAACAACATATCCATTTGGGTGTAGAGAGTTAACCTATTCCTATGCGGAAAGTGAGGCTAGTTGTAACGGTACGTTATTCGGAAATATTGCGACTGGTGGTGATTTTAATATATCGGCCTCGGCCTCATCGCCAAACTTTTATCCGTATTATGAATTTCGATTGGAACCAGAAGCAAAATCTATTTCAGGAAAACGGATGAAAGTTGGATTTGTGATCCAGGTGGAGGCAAAATGA
- a CDS encoding efflux RND transporter permease subunit, with protein MNLENYVLSLLQHKRLYWVLFFCIFLGAIFRIPELEIWLLPKLTPTRYYVVTEYPNHSAEDTDLSVSIPISEMVSSVKSVKRIRSDSEHGKSVVQIDLDFGASVSEFKDQLYQTILEMKDKLPLGVVAPRLLQSGTKERPFIEILIPKRDKKDSTSFDFSLQQLVFQLERISGVNEVRLIGDPKQSSFISLKSKVFDIFPITIRELESQIQLAMRGGSLGKIEGYVKDTELKFSSQIQKQEDLLNFPVDLRDGHSVHLGQLATIFEEKLPNEKLTRLNGKSAVYIAIFTDPSANPLFVSSDVQKKIENFQLNFSPIIFFDASNELRIQIKQFVINLVWSLLFAFLFSYLLYRSWIPSFILLVSVVFSLLLFFHLVLFFSISINLLSLGGISVGIGMLFDASNLVVFSIRKKLEKEQISDSISKGIRSVLISLFSSSLTTIVVFIPLLVVPLEWKSFFSDSGICIALLVFCSFVSSFWIVPLVTISFAESFKGADLHLGLDKFLFSKYEESFKGWQNLNKKGITSVICILVFVSFLCFGFDWQIFPKQTNLGLYLQMSPKSNLSLTEELSVVRELQDKIQKINPNGPYLVLPQQRFDKQGQNPNKAIPIQWKLLGLQDLKELESILDEHLSKKKWDWKLEPIESQVSIVLPFLPKDSIIFLHESFDELLKFTNQFKNKTSKLGFDGSFNFSPKQITMEEWSRNQIPIPELMPNEDDLRQRILYRGNQVFLGTIGETKKRDLYLGIDTSDFDSDGIEDSKRIRFKTKTYDSTFIDSLFTYKKQESFTEYHRESGLYYNEWVGDFFSSDSNFFTKETGLSVIQISAKKEIRKFYLNLILLLILSFVFIYLALVGIYESFLIPGFYLGISLLYLVVTISFLIILLHEFHLGHYIGLIVLLGLSIDSISLFGERWMEFPKGDPDSKKMELSFRWLVSPILLNSGTTLMGVFPVILFGVPGSEFSQAIALTMFVGIPISVFFVFYIYPVIFQKYLDKKI; from the coding sequence ATGAATCTTGAAAATTACGTTCTTTCCCTGTTGCAACACAAACGTTTGTATTGGGTTTTATTTTTTTGTATTTTTTTGGGTGCCATCTTTAGAATTCCTGAATTAGAAATTTGGTTATTACCTAAATTAACACCAACTCGTTATTATGTGGTAACGGAATATCCGAATCATTCGGCAGAAGATACAGATCTTTCTGTAAGTATTCCTATTTCTGAAATGGTTTCTTCTGTAAAATCGGTAAAACGAATTAGAAGCGATTCAGAACATGGAAAGTCAGTGGTTCAAATAGATTTAGATTTTGGAGCTTCGGTTTCTGAGTTCAAAGATCAGTTGTATCAAACAATCTTAGAAATGAAAGATAAACTACCGCTTGGTGTTGTGGCACCGAGGTTGTTACAGAGTGGAACAAAAGAAAGACCTTTTATCGAAATCTTGATTCCGAAAAGAGATAAAAAAGATTCCACTAGTTTTGATTTCTCATTGCAACAGTTAGTCTTTCAATTGGAACGAATTTCTGGAGTAAATGAAGTCCGCCTCATAGGAGATCCAAAACAATCTTCCTTTATTTCACTGAAATCCAAAGTTTTCGATATTTTTCCTATTACCATTCGTGAATTGGAATCGCAAATCCAATTGGCAATGCGAGGAGGATCGCTTGGAAAAATAGAGGGATATGTAAAGGATACAGAGTTAAAGTTTAGTTCTCAAATTCAGAAACAGGAAGACCTTTTAAATTTCCCGGTAGATTTAAGGGATGGTCACTCGGTACATCTTGGGCAATTAGCAACCATATTTGAAGAAAAATTGCCAAATGAAAAACTCACTCGACTAAATGGGAAAAGTGCTGTATACATTGCAATTTTTACAGATCCATCCGCAAATCCTCTGTTTGTTTCTTCGGATGTTCAAAAAAAAATTGAAAATTTTCAATTAAATTTTTCTCCGATTATATTTTTTGATGCCTCAAACGAATTACGGATTCAGATAAAGCAGTTTGTCATTAATTTAGTTTGGAGTTTATTGTTTGCTTTTTTGTTTTCCTATCTGCTATATCGGAGTTGGATTCCATCTTTTATCTTATTAGTATCAGTAGTATTTTCTCTTTTACTCTTTTTTCATTTAGTTTTGTTTTTTTCTATTTCCATCAATTTGCTTAGTTTAGGTGGTATTTCTGTTGGGATAGGGATGTTATTTGATGCAAGTAATTTGGTTGTATTCTCAATTCGTAAAAAATTAGAAAAGGAACAAATCTCTGATTCCATCTCTAAGGGAATTCGCTCTGTTCTTATATCTTTATTTTCTTCTTCTTTAACTACTATTGTTGTCTTTATACCGCTACTTGTGGTCCCGCTAGAGTGGAAAAGTTTTTTTTCTGATTCTGGGATTTGTATTGCCTTGTTAGTTTTTTGTTCTTTTGTTTCATCCTTTTGGATAGTTCCTTTGGTTACGATTTCTTTTGCAGAATCATTTAAAGGGGCTGATCTACACCTCGGTTTAGATAAATTTTTGTTTTCTAAATATGAGGAATCTTTTAAGGGATGGCAAAATCTAAATAAAAAAGGGATAACATCTGTTATTTGTATTTTGGTTTTTGTTTCTTTTCTTTGTTTTGGATTTGATTGGCAAATATTTCCGAAACAAACAAACCTCGGTTTGTATTTGCAAATGTCTCCTAAATCTAACCTTTCACTGACAGAGGAGCTTAGCGTTGTTCGGGAATTACAAGATAAAATTCAAAAAATCAATCCAAATGGACCTTACTTAGTTCTCCCTCAACAAAGATTTGATAAACAAGGACAAAATCCTAATAAAGCAATTCCAATCCAATGGAAACTACTTGGGTTACAAGATCTCAAAGAATTGGAATCTATCTTGGATGAACACCTTTCGAAGAAAAAATGGGATTGGAAATTGGAGCCGATCGAATCACAAGTGTCTATTGTTCTTCCATTTCTTCCTAAGGATTCTATCATTTTTTTGCATGAATCTTTTGATGAGTTATTAAAATTTACAAATCAATTTAAAAACAAAACAAGTAAACTGGGGTTTGATGGAAGTTTCAATTTTTCTCCAAAACAAATCACAATGGAAGAGTGGTCGCGTAACCAGATTCCGATCCCCGAATTGATGCCTAACGAGGACGACTTAAGACAGAGAATTCTTTATCGCGGGAATCAAGTGTTTTTGGGAACTATTGGAGAAACAAAGAAAAGAGATTTGTATTTGGGAATAGATACTTCGGATTTTGATTCTGATGGAATAGAAGATTCCAAACGGATTCGTTTTAAAACCAAAACTTACGATTCAACTTTTATCGATTCTCTTTTTACTTATAAAAAACAGGAAAGTTTTACGGAATACCATAGAGAATCTGGTTTGTATTATAATGAATGGGTAGGCGATTTTTTTAGCTCTGATTCAAACTTTTTTACAAAAGAGACTGGTTTATCGGTAATACAAATTTCCGCGAAAAAGGAAATTCGCAAGTTTTATCTAAATCTTATACTTTTGCTAATTCTTTCATTTGTATTTATCTATCTGGCTCTAGTGGGAATTTATGAATCTTTTCTTATTCCTGGTTTTTATCTAGGAATATCTTTATTGTATTTGGTCGTAACCATTTCTTTTTTAATTATTCTTTTACACGAATTCCATTTGGGGCATTACATAGGTTTAATAGTTTTGTTGGGTTTGTCTATCGATAGTATTTCTTTGTTTGGCGAAAGGTGGATGGAATTCCCCAAAGGAGATCCAGATTCAAAGAAAATGGAACTATCTTTTCGTTGGTTGGTTTCGCCGATACTTCTGAATTCTGGTACAACTCTAATGGGTGTTTTCCCTGTGATTTTATTCGGGGTTCCTGGTTCAGAGTTCTCTCAGGCTATCGCATTAACTATGTTTGTTGGTATTCCCATTTCTGTTTTCTTTGTTTTTTATATCTATCCAGTTATATTCCAAAAGTATTTGGATAAAAAAATATGA
- a CDS encoding efflux RND transporter permease subunit: MSDDWIRIYRFRLLTTVLFFVLLSTLSIQRLVFAPEIPDLDDDSLQITTFWPNKTALQIEENITKPWEQILKSISGYKKIESISEIGSSLIHLELERGFEKQNLIQIIRNEYLLQRQRFPEDSHFPKIKFGKPDNHHIIILQNIREGNEKSRKELEQKIRNISGLESLTHYSHKESEMVVQVNSNWIHAKEFPSLSQIFTTIRNYHWGFGLDQSNQIWFQKDFPVQFTSFSQMEIPFRFGEGFKFTSLGKLSLEEKVLRHGTRINGLTSETMILKAESHISQYHLTRELKTLLEEYTDWILLYSSHQEMMNDWFRFFIIFFSVDLFLVIFVSYLGLEGIKLSVYFCAYYTSLLVFLGVCILFAIPIGKIFLFLLILWKYFFAIVSVRRVGVWVKQSFFSFFIFSILIYLDWIPKVFGFILLSNLYFFLAITFLKKLFTPFVSITFPQFYWSGLDSIVFLIRKFWNQPDRSQSFSKFLLVSFFLFSSFLLAIYSAIFFHPLKIPDGTIQMAKLEFPTSIPEQESLRITKQVEDTILKKRITDLLVVKQNPSNAVFYYLLNEKGLEKGLHNLPTESGYFHTLGDSEVETGFILRFSNADTQVLENNILPLVPWLRNFDGISEVVLCFQPSTEGLELHVPSTFGNILSYGITDVIRERSLDLQPAIVGRMLINKKLTDIRFLVDQNKNLERYQEKGVKLTKGITLFDKSFSQYKEIKTPGRIYHKNGDTSLEILIKGQNIKWDELKSKINLFLSNGPVKLSEISLQKKSEMKYRPIFLFFWIGLFLFRKKSKFHWFLILNLFLILWKIQTSFFSDEYLVFGTVCISLSVFHFLTIDLLKVTYKMVPLLFLVFISYLFPGEGGKFLFEGLFLVLIFFISKDKIFYIGNFFKTKTTF, encoded by the coding sequence ATGAGCGACGATTGGATTCGAATATATCGTTTCCGACTTTTGACTACTGTATTGTTTTTTGTGTTACTTTCTACTCTTTCGATCCAAAGGTTAGTATTTGCGCCGGAAATTCCGGATTTAGATGACGACAGTTTACAAATCACAACTTTTTGGCCAAATAAAACAGCACTGCAGATAGAGGAAAATATAACAAAACCGTGGGAACAAATTTTAAAATCAATTTCTGGATATAAAAAAATAGAATCTATTTCAGAAATAGGGAGCTCTTTGATTCATTTGGAATTGGAAAGAGGATTTGAAAAACAAAATTTGATTCAAATCATTCGAAATGAATACCTTTTGCAAAGACAAAGATTCCCTGAGGATTCTCATTTTCCGAAAATAAAATTCGGTAAACCAGATAACCATCATATTATCATTTTACAAAATATTAGAGAGGGGAATGAAAAAAGTAGAAAGGAATTAGAACAGAAAATACGAAATATTTCTGGATTAGAATCACTTACTCACTATTCGCATAAAGAAAGTGAAATGGTAGTTCAAGTGAATTCAAATTGGATTCATGCAAAGGAATTTCCTTCTTTATCTCAAATTTTTACTACCATTCGAAATTACCATTGGGGATTTGGATTGGATCAATCAAATCAGATTTGGTTTCAAAAAGATTTTCCTGTTCAGTTTACATCTTTTTCTCAGATGGAAATACCGTTTCGTTTTGGAGAAGGATTTAAGTTTACTTCATTGGGAAAGTTGTCTTTAGAAGAGAAAGTCCTTCGGCACGGAACACGGATTAATGGGCTAACTTCGGAAACTATGATTTTGAAAGCAGAGAGCCATATCTCTCAGTATCATCTTACCAGAGAATTGAAAACGTTATTAGAAGAATATACAGATTGGATTTTGTTATATTCAAGTCATCAGGAAATGATGAACGATTGGTTTCGATTTTTTATCATTTTCTTTTCCGTGGATTTGTTTTTGGTTATTTTTGTTTCTTATCTTGGGTTGGAAGGGATAAAACTTTCTGTTTATTTTTGTGCTTATTATACATCCCTTCTGGTTTTCCTTGGCGTTTGTATTTTATTTGCCATCCCCATTGGTAAAATTTTCCTATTTTTACTGATTTTATGGAAATATTTTTTTGCCATTGTTTCGGTAAGACGGGTTGGGGTTTGGGTCAAACAGTCATTTTTTTCCTTCTTTATTTTTTCTATATTGATTTACCTTGATTGGATTCCAAAAGTTTTTGGTTTCATCTTATTATCGAACCTCTATTTTTTTTTAGCCATTACATTCTTAAAAAAACTTTTTACTCCCTTTGTTTCTATTACTTTCCCTCAGTTTTATTGGTCTGGATTAGATTCTATTGTTTTCTTAATTAGGAAATTTTGGAATCAACCTGATCGTTCCCAATCGTTTTCTAAATTTCTTTTAGTTTCTTTTTTTCTTTTTAGCAGTTTCCTATTGGCAATTTATTCTGCTATTTTCTTTCATCCACTAAAGATTCCCGATGGAACCATTCAAATGGCTAAATTGGAATTTCCAACTTCAATCCCAGAACAAGAATCTCTTCGGATCACGAAACAAGTGGAAGATACAATTTTAAAAAAACGAATCACTGATTTATTAGTGGTGAAACAAAATCCATCGAATGCTGTTTTTTATTATCTTTTGAATGAGAAGGGTCTCGAAAAAGGTTTGCATAATTTACCAACTGAATCCGGGTATTTTCATACTTTGGGTGACTCAGAAGTTGAGACAGGTTTTATCCTTAGATTTTCCAATGCGGATACGCAAGTATTAGAAAATAATATTCTCCCTTTAGTTCCTTGGCTCCGTAATTTTGATGGAATTTCGGAAGTGGTTTTGTGTTTCCAACCTTCCACCGAAGGCCTTGAGTTACATGTTCCATCGACATTTGGAAATATATTAAGTTATGGTATTACAGATGTAATAAGAGAAAGGTCTTTGGATTTGCAACCAGCGATTGTTGGTAGGATGTTGATAAATAAAAAGTTAACAGACATTCGGTTCTTAGTAGATCAAAACAAAAATCTGGAAAGATACCAAGAAAAAGGAGTAAAATTAACGAAAGGAATCACTTTGTTTGATAAATCATTTTCTCAGTATAAGGAGATTAAAACTCCAGGTAGAATCTACCATAAAAATGGTGATACTAGTTTGGAAATTTTAATCAAAGGACAAAATATAAAGTGGGATGAATTAAAATCCAAAATCAATCTGTTTCTTAGTAACGGGCCTGTAAAACTATCTGAAATTTCCCTTCAAAAGAAATCAGAAATGAAATATCGTCCTATATTTTTGTTTTTTTGGATTGGTTTGTTTCTCTTTCGTAAAAAATCAAAATTTCATTGGTTTTTAATATTAAACCTTTTTTTAATCCTTTGGAAAATACAGACTTCCTTTTTCAGCGATGAGTATTTGGTATTCGGGACAGTTTGTATTTCCCTCTCGGTGTTTCATTTTTTGACAATAGATTTATTAAAAGTAACTTATAAGATGGTCCCACTTCTCTTTTTGGTTTTCATTTCCTATTTATTCCCTGGAGAAGGTGGCAAATTCTTGTTTGAAGGATTGTTCCTTGTTCTAATATTTTTTATTTCCAAAGATAAAATATTTTATATAGGAAATTTTTTTAAAACCAAAACTACTTTTTGA